The genomic stretch CGCTGAATTGCTTCAGCATGCGAGCCTTCTGCTCGTCGGTGCCCATCTCGGCGACGGGAAATGCAACGAGGCGGGGAGCCAGGATATGAAACCCGATACTGATATCGCCGTAGCCAAGCTCTTCGGCAATCAGCGCGCCCGTAATCGCCGAGCGCGTGTCACCGCCGCCACCGTATTGCTCGGGAAGCGGCCCGCTGGTGAGGCCGAGTTGCCACGCCTGCGCGATGAGTTCGGCCTGAATCTTGCCGGTCTCGTCGGCCTCGCGCGCAGCCTTGCGAATCTGCTCGCTAGCGAAAGCGCCGACGCTGTCGCGAATCATCTGCTGTTCTTCGGTGAGTTCGAAATCGATCATTAAGCTGAACGATCCTTTTCGGAATTAACCTGTGGATTTAACTTTGTATTTCGATGGGAAGCGCGAGGCGAGCCGATTCATATGCGGCCTCGACAAGGCGCTGGACGCGCACGCCCGCGTCGAACTCGGGATAGGGCTCGGCGTCGCCGCGCAGTGCCGCGATAAAGACCGCGTCTTCGAGCGCATACGGAACGGCGCGCGCGTCGAGGAATGGTGCGAGGTACGGCCGCTCGGCGCGAATGATTTCCTCAAAGCGGCGCTTCACCTCGGCCTCGGCAATCACTTCGTCGGCCGCGTTGGCGCCACGCTGGATCGTGATTGTGCCCGTGGCGTCGAAATCGCTCGCGATAAACAGATTCTCGCAGAAGACTTCGATGCGCCGATTGCTCGAACGGCCGATCATGTTGTGCCAGATAGATACGAGGTGCGCGTCGAAGCCGGCGGCGAACTCGAAATCCGTCGTGCCGAAATCCTCGACGCCCGTGGCGCCGCGGCGATTTCGCGTCCGGCAGTAGAGCCGCGAGACCGGCCCGAACATCCAGGTGAACAGATCGAAATCGTGAACGCTATGCTCGATCAGCGTGCCGCCTGCCGTGAGCGACGGATCGTTGCGCCAGCCGCTCGCATGCACGCCGCGAATCGGAAAGTCCTGGTCATCGCGCATCGTAGCCGCGAGCACCCTGCCCGCTTCCGGTGCGGCTATTAGCGCCTTCATCACGGTGTAGACGGGCGAGAATCGCAGCACGAGGCCGACCTGGCTGACCACGCCCGCAGCTTCGATCGCGTTGCGCATCTCGATCGCCTCGGCCGCCGACATCGCCAGCGGCTTTTCGCAGAAGATATGCTTACCCGCGCGCGCCGCCGCGATACACACCTCGCGATGCATCGCCGTCGGCGTGCAGATCCAGACCGCGTGGATCGATGCGTCGTCGAGGATCTGCTGCGCCGACGCGAGCGCCCGCGCGCCCGGCCATCGCGATTCGAGCTTCTCGGCCTCAGCATGGACCGCATCGGCGACGGCAACGACGCGCACGCTCTGCTCGGTGCGATCGGCGATCTGCCGCAGCATCATCGAATGCGTCTGGCCGATAAGGCCCGCCCCGATGATGCCGATCCGAATTTGTCCGGAAATCCTGTCAGCCATCGGAATTGTTCGGCGGCTGACGCCGCATCCGCTCGGCCTCGCGCTTGCGGCTGTACTTGCGCTCGTCCTCGGCGACGCGCGTGGGAGGCGCCGTCGGCTTACGAATCTTGGAGATTAGACCCAGTTGCCGACCAGCTTTTTTGCGCGCACTCATCGCGCGTCCTTCATGCCGATGAAGCTGAGTTGCAAGCC from Candidatus Binataceae bacterium encodes the following:
- a CDS encoding Gfo/Idh/MocA family oxidoreductase; translated protein: MADRISGQIRIGIIGAGLIGQTHSMMLRQIADRTEQSVRVVAVADAVHAEAEKLESRWPGARALASAQQILDDASIHAVWICTPTAMHREVCIAAARAGKHIFCEKPLAMSAAEAIEMRNAIEAAGVVSQVGLVLRFSPVYTVMKALIAAPEAGRVLAATMRDDQDFPIRGVHASGWRNDPSLTAGGTLIEHSVHDFDLFTWMFGPVSRLYCRTRNRRGATGVEDFGTTDFEFAAGFDAHLVSIWHNMIGRSSNRRIEVFCENLFIASDFDATGTITIQRGANAADEVIAEAEVKRRFEEIIRAERPYLAPFLDARAVPYALEDAVFIAALRGDAEPYPEFDAGVRVQRLVEAAYESARLALPIEIQS